A region from the Hypomesus transpacificus isolate Combined female chromosome 11, fHypTra1, whole genome shotgun sequence genome encodes:
- the LOC124473442 gene encoding IQ motif and ankyrin repeat domain-containing protein 1-like, whose product MSSRKMTSSGKAGAKAPLKRATQTSKTGASPQSRMSTKVAQGGQSKSTADKSTGVTPLTETVLTTLSKKNVELRREEQAAVTIQCAVRRLLAKRELVWKQKKKQDYEDLMEHLEKECFCLKAFVAIVRRKQQEAQQERRKEEEARKKKKEEQLLQRRLLEAAFDGETEVVLTILKEASERDTQRGLGVEKTSKRQQLLNQLRMTNITDANGNTAVSEAGAGGQPEVITLLVERGADVNTQGAFGRTPIFRAAFGGHLAAVQTLLQLGADPRIHADDGSTPVQVASGEALVSILEGWDLSITDCMLKKMRAKQQRSTEEEQKLKEAETDCLKGEVEQLQKKRRRLM is encoded by the exons ATGAGCTCCCGAAAAATGACATCTTCTGGTAAGGCTGGAGCCAAGGCACCCTTGAAGAGAGCAACTCAAACCTCAAAGACAG GAGCATCTCCACAAAGCAGAATGAGCACCAAGGTGGCACAAGGTGGCCAGTCCAAAAGCACAGCTGACAAGTCCACAGGTGTTACCCCCTTGACAGAGACAGTTCTCACAACACTATCAAAGAAAA ATGTGGAGCTGAGGCGAGAGGAGCAAGCTGCAGTGACCATTCAGTGTGCTGTAAGGAGGCTGCTGGCCAAGAGGGAACTAGTATGGAAACAGAAAAAGAAGCAGGACTATGAGGATCTAATGGAACACTTGGAGAAAGAG TGTTTTTGTCTGAAGGCTTTTGTGGCAATAGTGCGAAGGAAACAACAGGAGGCACagcaagagaggaggaaggaggaggaggcgagaaagaagaagaaggaagagcAGCTCCTTCAGAGACGCCTTCTGGAAGCAGCTTTTGATGGGGAGACAGAAGTGGTCTTAACAATTCTCAAGGAG GCATCTGAGAGGGACACACAGCGTGGCCTTGGGGTTGAGAAAACAAGCAAACGCCAACAGCTGCTCAATCAGCTCCGCATGACAAATATCACGGATGCCAACGGCAACACGGCTGTGTCAGAGGCAGGAGCAGGGGGTCAGCCTGAGGTCATCACTCTATTGGTAGAGAGAGGTGCAGACGTtaacacacag GGTGCGTTTGGACGGACACCCATCTTTAGGGCTGCCTTTGGGGGTCACCTTGCGGCAGTGCAAACCCTTCTGCAGTTGGGGGCGGACCCAAGAATCCACGCAGATGATGGCAGCACCCCGGTGCAG GTGGCATCTGGTGAGGCCTTGGTATCAATCCTAGAAGGCTGGGACCTGAGCATCACTGACTGCATGCTAAAAAAGATGAGGGCAAAACAACAGAGGAGCACTGAGGAGGAGCAAAAGTTGAAGGAGGCAGAGACTGACTG TttgaaaggagaggtggagcagcTCCAGAAAAA GCGCAGAAGGCTTATGTAG
- the fam83ha gene encoding protein FAM83H, translating to MAHRSQCSSAGDNPLDPHYLPPHYREEYRLAIDALVEKDLEGYYGFLKSANVVDFLSRQEVEYIKHTTQMPYQSTQPELCAPELYLGPGGEGSSDTYWPMHSDLDAPGLDLGWPQQHRFIGPTEVTTLVNPSEPDMPSIKEHARRLIKNAQQLVAVVMDMFTDVDIFADILDAAGRNVAVYILLDEHNVHHFTNMVSNCRVNLENIPFMRVRTVSGLTYYCRTGKSFKGQMMNRFLLTDCRAVLSGNYSFMWSFEKIHRCIAHLFLGQLVTTFDEEFRILFAQSQPLIFENVLAPMPDFSSLSDRLSSTDQTPLFRDPRKVLPIGSTGSMEWARHSFDERMYVDQKQMALRKHKFSVHRSLDQGQLEMYNSSQHLRMDPSLIEQGYPMVPSPNTMDSNEFKRHSFAEGAHGIASSYRFMQHQTMQGFETQGRQMHREQQREHPLYQRAEPEPGYAGYDKFRGYGYPSMDQYTQAEYPPEMEPEPYDPVLNYLSSTSSVAMKDNSVKATSGEISLGLPHPKRISIGQPYACQRSPTQKIPSGQNEFYQGPNTDHETPDLNAKQGMRDWRISAYLSAFDDTDEDVSMQPTIGIDPFEEPLKHVQVGSSGKVLSDAMFRTKEIPKFQTAPRVSKLPYYTKTVLPEFKKVPDIVVTMSSEADTTPSESSSTTEGDKTEEAEVKEPKEICVKREESFRKSYNAAIQRSSRLRSSLIFSSQLEQHFSQDTQTTSGQHDEETSKNDNDQSKLPFASPMLVKRRSFTREPFEWSHYVKSLGTDSTITESSKSDDLVHDTDVTKSPKVLPDDKEIKKQPKPTDAEQTVLPSVHPPRSQDEQLKTMEIEVKTEQLTHSTKPFSSSMTYVDMSDPDSRLMFFKELAAKRKAEKNAPVVNIAEKACIKSDHSVTPSDQRTETASQKVEPGLSEVPQKTVEAAINISVKPAEIDRTPETTPFSQEIKSEMSTATCGQSHLNPKEAFKLKEQDPNIPQNVSQPLNKEGVSSNEGVLPGSTDAEKIELKRNQIVIEIKENDPTTSNSALVGSNTVEKECRPPDSSSTGSSINPTCISSVSSPSPNQSTQIEISSSRAPTQSNMLSSLHPAPVSNYSAKTLTSTKCGESLSKGTIVDYTPALNEPSSSVSPQTDHLFPSNSSPQCVPGTKPCPPTIPPESGTSTLSIPFESSQSASPDESVLPINPEETKANESQSSLPVKPPFKTKKGESSSPTPPHTERISAQQPSFATLETSSTPHPAPSSPSSTLHPAPSETHYTTHPVTPGTSCTPHPAPSAERLTLYPVTPETSSTHHPVTPGTSSTAHHVTPRTSSTPPPVTAETSLTPHPVTPETSSTHHPVTPGTSSTPHPVTPETSLTPPPVTPETSSTPHPVTPETSSTHATSAGSSTPHPVTTGTSSTLHSVSSSTSSNPHPDSPKASSTLHPVASANSSTPHPVLFSTSSTTPCPKNTPESQTQHSSLSETTQIESLSPIMTDVSCYTATESCFPPESHPDTVLVASSENDKTEVTTPKISPTPDKFRSLSDPTSTESSESLFPTHIESCSSSMQTNSTSSVNPVLTEFNPIPNSTSEESNTINLSIVVENSSLNKEPLSELCGESKPETSPEESVFHESQIDEANVTPSALENASDQVIPISPQSSNSKISQSRYHSSTAKVLSSSNLRDDTKILLEQISANSLSRAELAKETAVTDDAKEDEAHRVESVEEGTLERSQSSGKCRTDKERQNLLQRIRSMRKEKKIYSRFEMAP from the exons ATGGCCCACCGCTCTCAATGCTCATCAGCTGGAGATAACCCTCTGGACCCTCATTATCTGCCTCCCCactatcgagaggagtatcgcCTGGCTATTGATGCACTTGTAGAGAAGGACTTGGAGGGCTATTATGGTTTTCTCAAGAGTGCAAATGTGGTTGACTTCCTCTCTAGACAGGAGGTTGAGTACATTAAGCACACAACACAGATGCCATATCAGAGCACACAGCCTGAGCTGTGTGCACCTGAGCTGTACCTGGGCCCTGGGGGTGAGGGATCTTCAGACACATACTGGCCCATGCACTCTGACTTGGATGCACCTGGCCTTGACCTCGGCTGGCCCCAACAACATCGCTTCATCGGCCCCACAGAAGTCACCACACTGGTGAACCCATCTGAGCCTGATATGCCCAGTATCAAAGAACATGCTCGTCGACTTATTAAGAATGCTCAACAA CTGGTAGCCGTGGTAATGGACATGTTTACAGATGTTGACATATTTGCTGATATTCTGGACGCTGCTGGGCGAAATGTTGCAGTCTATATCCTTCTGGATGAACATAATGTGCACCATTTTACTAACATGGTTTCCAATTGCCGGGTAAATTTGGAGAATATTCCG TTTATGCGAGTGAGAACAGTGTCTGGCTTGACCTATTACTGTCGAACTGGGAAATCCTTCAAGGGTCAGATGATGAATAGATTCTTGCTGACAGACTGTAGAGCAGTGCTGAGTGGAAACTACAG ctTTATGTGGTCATTTGAAAAGATTCACCGCTGCATAGCTCATCTTTTCCTTGGACAGCTGGTGACTACTTTTGATGAAGAATTTCGTATTCTCTTTGCCCAGTCCCAACCTTTGATATTTGAAAATGTACTAGCTCCAATGCCAGACTTCAGCAGCCTGTCTGACAGGCTAAGCAGCACTGATCAGACACCATTATTCAGAGATCCTAGAAAAGTCCTGCCCATAGGAAGCACTGGATCTATGGAATGGGCCAGACATTCCTTTGATGAGCGAATGTACGTAGATCAGAAACAGATGGCTCTCAGGAAGCACAAGTTTAGTGTCCACAGGTCACTAGACCAAGGACAGTTGGAAATGTACAACTCTTCCCAGCATTTGAGAATGGATCCATCTCTTATTGAGCAAGGTTACCCTATGGTCCCCTCTCCCAACACAATGGACTCAAATGAATTTAAAAGGCACAGTTTTGCTGAGGGCGCTCATGGCATAGCCTCATCATATAGATTCATGCAGCACCAGACCATGCAGGGCTTTGAGACCCAGGGGAGGCAGATGCACAGAGAACAACAAAGGGAACACCCTCTTTACCAGAgagcagaaccagaaccaggttATGCTGGCTATGATAAGTTCAGGGGTTATGGGTATCCTTCGATGGATCAGTATACACAAGCTGAATACCCACCAGAAATGGAGCCTGAGCCCTATGACCCTGTACTCAATTATTTGTCATCCACCAGTTCTGTAGCGATGAAAGACAACTCTGTCAAAGCAACTTCAGGAGAGATTTCACTTGGTCTACCACATCCAAAAAGAATAAGTATCGGACAGCCATATGCCTGTCAGCGCTCCCCAACACAGAAAATTCCTTCTGGCCAAAATGAGTTCTACCAGGGGCCCAACACAGATCACGAAACACCAGACCTTAATGCCAAACAGGGTATGCGAGATTGGAGGATCAGCGCATATCTCAGTGCTTTTGATGATACAGATGAAGATGTGTCAATGCAACCAACCATTGGGATTGATCCTTTTGAAGAGCCTCTTAAACATGTACAAGTCGGGTCCTCCGGTAAAGTGCTGTCAGACGCCATGTTTCGTACTAAAGAAATACCTAAGTTTCAAACAGCACCTAGAGTAAGTAAGCTCCCATATTACACCAAAACGGTCCTACCAGAGTTTAAGAAAGTGCCTGATATTGTTGTCACCATGTCATCAGAGGCTGATACAACACCATCAGAGTCATCATCAACTACAGAAGGGGACAAGACAGAGGAGGCGGAGGTTAAGGAACCCAAAGAGATCTGTGTAAAAAGGGAAGAGTCTTTCCGCAAGAGTTACAATGCAGCAATCCAGAGGAGTTCTAGGCTGAGATCCTCACTAATATTTAGTTCTCAACTCGAGCAGCATTTCTCCCAAGACACGCAAACTACCTCTGGACAGCATGATGAGGAAACAAGCAAGAATGACAATGACCAATCCAAATTACCCTTTGCCTCTCCGATGCTTGTAAAACGGAGATCCTTTACCCGGGAACCTTTTGAATGGAGCCATTACGTAAAGTCACTAGGTACTGACAGCACGATCACTGAGTCTTCCAAATCTGACGACTTAGTCCATGATACAGATGTAACAAAATCACCTAAAGTTCTTCCTGATGACAAAGAGATAaagaaacaaccaaaacctactGACGCAGAGCAAACTGTTTTACCGTCAGTACACCCACCCCGCTCTCAAGATGAGCAACTGAAAACAATGGAAATAGAAGTGAAAACCGAACAACTAACACACTCAACCAAGCCATTTTCAAGCAGTATGACCTATGTAGACATGAGTGATCCAGATAGTAGACTTATGTTTTTCAAAGAGTTAGCTGCCAAGCGAAAAGCTGAAAAGAATGCACCAGTGGTGAACATCGCTGAAAAAGCTTGCATAAAGTCTGATCACTCAGTAACCCCAAGTGACCAAAGAACCGAAACCGCATCCCAAAAGGTAGAGCCTGGACTCTCTGAAGTTCCCCAAAAAACAGTAGAAGCTGCCATCAATATATCAGTCAAGCCAGCAGAAATAGATAGAACACCTGAGACAACACCATTTTCTCAGGAGATAAAGAGCGAGATGTCAACAGCAACATGTGGACAATCACATCTTAATCCCAAAGAGGCCTTTAAACTTAAGGAGCAGGATCCAAATATTCCCCAAAATGTCTCTCAACCCCTTAACAAAGAGGGTGTCTCTAGTAATGAGGGAGTACTTCCAGGTTCTACTGATGCTGAGAAGATTGAATTGAAGAGAAATCAGATTGTAATAGAAATAAAGGAAAATGATCCTACTACCTCAAATAGTGCCTTGGTGGGCTCAAACACAGTTGAAAAGGAGTGTAGACCACCTGACAGCAGTTCAACAGGCTCATCAATCAACCCTACATGTATCTCTTCAGTATCATCACCTTCTCCTAATCAATCAACACAAATTGAAATTTCCTCATCTCGTGCACCCACACAATCTAATATGCTATCATCTCTTCATCCCGCTCCGGTTTCAAATTACTCAGCTAAAACTTTAACCTCAACAAAATGCGGTGAAAGTCTCTCTAAAGGGACAATCGTAGATTATACACCAGCTTTGAATGAGCCCAGTTCATCAGTTTCACCCCAAACAGACCACTTATTTCCATCTAATTCATCTCCTCAGTGTGTCCCAGGAACAAAACCATGTCCACCAACTATTCCACCAGAATCTGGCACCTCAACCCTTTCCATTCCTTTTGAGTCCAGTCAGTCGGCTAGTCCCGATGAGTCTGTTTTGCCAATCAACCCTGAAGAAACTAAAGCCAATGAATCTCAAAGTTCCCTTCCAGTCAAACCACCATTTAAGACCAAAAAAGGAGAATCCAGCTCCCCTACACCACCCCATACAGAACGCATCTCTGCTCAACAGCCCAGCTTTGCAACATTAGAAACCAGTTCTACTCCTCATCCTGCTCCCTCATCACCAAGTTCTACTCTTCATCCTGCTCCCTCAGAAACTCATTATACCACTCATCCTGTTACTCCAGGAACAAGTTGTACTCCTCATCCTGCTCCATCAGCAGAAAGGTTGACCCTTTATCCTGTTACCCCAGAAACAAGTTCTACTCATCATCCTGTTACACCAGGAACAAGTTCTACTGCTCACCACGTTACCCCAAGAACAagttctactcctcctcctgttaccgcggaaacaagtttgactcCTCATCCTGTTACCCCAGAAACAAGTTCTACTCATCATCCTGTTACACCAGGAACAAGTTCTACTCCTCATCCCGTTACCCCAGAAACAAGTTTGACTCCTCCTCCTGTTACCCCAGAAACAAGTTCGACTCCTCATCCTGTTACCCCAGAAACAAGTTCTACTCATGCTACCTCAGCAGGAAGTTCAACTCCTCATCCTGTTACCACAGGAACCAGCTCAACTTTACACTCTGTTTCCTCTTCCACTAGCTCCAACCCACATCCTGATTCCCCAAAAGCTAGCTCCACTCTACATCCTGTTGCCTCAGCAAACAGCTCCACTCCTCATCCTGTTCTCTTTTCAACCAGCTCCACTACCCCATGTCCCAAAAATACCCCCGAATCACAAACACAACATAGCTCTCTGTCAGAAACGACTCAGAttgaatctctctctccaataATGACAGATGTTTCTTGCTATACTGCAACAGAATCATGTTTTCCCCCTGAATCTCACCCTGACACTGTCTTAGTTGCGTCTTCTGAGAATGACAAAACAGAGGTCACCACTCCCAAGATCAGCCCAACCCCAgacaaattcagatccctttcAGACCCCACCTCAACAGAATCAAGTGAATCTCTCTTCCCCACACACATAGAATCATGCTCTTCATCTATGCAGACTAATTCTACTTCCTCAGTCAATCCAGTTCTAACAGAGTTCAACCCAATTCCCAACTCTACTTCAGAGGAATCCAATACTATAAATCTATCTATTGTTGTTGAAAACAGTAGCCTGAATAAGGAGCCTTTAAGTGAACTTTGTGGGGAGTCAAAACCTGAAACATCTCCTGAGGAATCTGTTTTCCATGAATCACAAATTGATGAAGCAAATGTTACCCCATCAGCTTTAGAGAATGCATCAGATCAAGTCATTCCAATTTCACCGCAGTCAAGTAATTCAAAAATAAGCCAGTCCCGCTACCATTCATCTACTGCCAAGGTACTGTCAAGTAGTAACCTCAGAGATGATACAAAGATTTTGTTAGAACAGATATCTGCAAACAGCCTAAGCCGAGCAGAGCTAGCCAAAGAAACCGCTGTCACAGATGATGCCAAAGAAGATGAGGCTCACAGGGTGGAGAGTGTAGAAGAAGGGACTCTTGAACGATCACAGTCCAGTGGGAAGTGTAGGACTGATAAGGAGCGACAGAATCTGCTTCAGAGGATCAGAAGCATGCGAAAGGAGAAAAAAATCTACAGCCGGTTCGAG ATGGCACCTTAA
- the LOC124473444 gene encoding androgen-dependent TFPI-regulating protein yields MSAMLRAVYHILAFSWYAFVIQSLAAKDGEELPPGIFVYGGPWKYLTFLNLILQMVFFGLATISDLQPGKESSARNGLTRCKDLLFSVFAFPVGMFVVLLFWVIFAYDRQLVYPASLDAFFPPWMNHAMHSFVLPILLGEILVQPHTYPKTKNGLAALGIVGVAYLSWVIWVYLSVGIWVYPLLGLFSTTGIAGLFFFNMCIVALFYLLGQTVNSRVWGKDKVMLKTA; encoded by the exons ATGAGCGCAATGTTGAGAGCAGTTTACCACATTTTGGCTTTCAGCTGGTATGCATTTGTCATTCAGTCCCTTGCTGCCAAGGATGGAGAAGAACTACCACCTGGAATATTTGTTTATGGTGGGCCATGGAAGTACCTTACTTTCTTAAATTTG ATATTGCAGATGGTGTTCTTTGGGTTAGCTACTATAAGTGACCTTCAGCCTGGAAAAGAGTCTTCTGCACGCAATGGTCTTACCAGATGCAAAgacctcctcttctctgtctttGCCTTCCCTGTAGGCATG TTTGTAGTGCTTCTTTTCTGGGTGATCTTTGCCTATGACAGGCAGCTGGTCTACCCAGCTTCATTGGATGCCTTTTTCCCCCCCTGGATGAACCATGCTATG CACTCATTTGTTCTGCCGATTCTTCTTGGAGAGATACTGGTACAACCCCACACATACCCAAAGACTAAAAATGGCCTAGCTGCATTAGGAATTGTGGGTGTGGCCTACTTGAGCTG GGTGATATGGGTGTACTTGTCAGTTGGGATTTGGGTGTACCCTCTTCTTGGACTCTTTAGCACTACTGGTATTGCAGGTCTCTTCTTCTTCAACATGTGCATAGTAGCACTCTTCTATCTGCTCGGACAAACAGTGAACAGCAGAGTCTGGG GTAAAGATAAGGTGATGCTTAAGACAGCATGA